In Candidatus Micrarchaeum acidiphilum ARMAN-2, the genomic window CAATAAAAACGAAGCTGGATATAAGAACTTAAAAAAGAAAATATCAGATATAAGTATAAAAAGATATAATTATAAACTAATCATAAAACTGCTTATAAAAATGTTTATTGATTGAGGTACTAAAATGAAGAGAAAACTTTTTATTTATGGTACTATCTTCAATAATTCTTTGTGGGTAAGGGACAGTATAAAAAGTATACAATTGCTAAAACCTGCTGCAATATATATTTGTGATAATTTTTCTACAGATGGAACTTATGAACTATTAAAAAATCTGAATAGAAGATATAAGAATATATATATAGTTAGAGTAAAAAGCAGCAGGGGTAAAGGCCGTCAAGTTGCGCTTGATTTAGTATACAAAGCGTCTAAAAATACTGACTTGGCCATGTATGTTGATTTTGATACAATATATAAAAAGCCTTATTTGTTACTTATTCAAAAATTAATTGAAGCAATAAAAGGTAAAGAAGTATCAATAGGCATGCTTGCTACAATTAAAACAAATAAACTATGTAAATTTAAGAATTTGAATGCCGCAGAAGATGTTGAAAGATACGCCCACTTTATTGCTTTAGGATGTAAACTAATTGATGTTCCCAAAACAGCTAAACAATATAAAAATCTGGCGACAGAATCAATTAAGGGTAATAGGTTAATATCGCGCGAATTGTACTATTCGAAAAATCCAATCAGGTTGGTAAGGTGGACCATTGATTTATATCGCGGGCATGCATACGATAATTATAAAAATGCATTAACTGATAAAGCATCTCAAATTATAAAGTTTATTGACATTTTTGGCTTTTTTGATGGCTAAAGTTATTGGGACTTATAGATATAACGAGAACTTAGATAATCGTAGTTTAATTACACATAAGAGTGAATACCGATTTTTAAAAAAAAGAATAACTATTTCTAGTTCCTGCTGGACAACCGCATGGACCTTTTCGAAGGTGTCAAATACGGCATAATAGGAGAGGCGTCTTTCATGGGCTCTAAAATGAACATGCAGACCGCACAGAAAGGTGCCATGAACATCGATATCACCTTTAGGGGCAAGGCTGCCCACGGCTCAAGGCCGTGGCTGGGCGACAACGCGATACTCAAGGCGATAAAATTTATAGATTCATACCAGCAGGCGGCGGAAAATCTAAAAACTGAAGACAGACTCCTGGGAAAGGGCTCGGTCAACATAGGCACGATAAATGGAGGGACTGCCAGCAACGTGGTACCAGATACTTGCAGGGTTGAGGTAGACAGAAGGTTGGTTCCTGGCGAAACTGCTGAAGAGGCGCTGGGGCAGGTTAAAAGTGTGCTTGAATCTCTCGGGATAAGCGCGGAGATAAGCGTGCCTGTGTCCAGAGGGGCGTATAAGCTTAGGACCGATTCTAAGATACTGGAGATAATGAGGCATGCAGCTGGTGAAAACTTCAGTGAAATAGGCGCAACCGGATATACCGAAGCAGAACTTTACAATGCAAGAGCTGGCATAGATTCTGTTGTATTTGGACCTGGCGAAAAGGAGGTAATCCACCAAGTCGATGAATATGTACCGATAAAGAACCTTCTTGAGGCTGCAAATGTCTACGAGAAGGTAATACGGGAATGGTGCTTCTAGCCATAAATTGCATAGAGGGCTTTGATTTTACTTCACTACGATTCAACCTTGCACGGAAGCTTCGCCGAATTTATGCGCTTGCAGACGTTTTGCCTGCCTCCTGACACATTTGCGCGCGCAAATGTATTTAGGCGCCCGCGTCATAATTTCTGTGAGGATTTGAATCCGCGCCTGCCGTGGTATTATGTTTTACCTGTATCTTGCCGGTCTTACTGCCGTGCTGTGGTCAATTTCAGGGATAATAATAAAGATGGTGTCATCCAAGTTCGGGAACCTTTTTGCGACCGCTTTTGTTGGCATTGGAAACGTAATAGTCCTTTCAGCAATAGTGCTGCTGCTGGGCAATTTGGGGATAAGTGCGTATGCCGCCGCGCTCAGCGTTGCTGGCGGGATAATAACAGGAATAGGATACCTCTTATTCTACAAATCGCTGCAGAGGCAGCAGGCATCAAACACCTTTTCCACAATAGAGATACAGGTCGCAATTTTATTTCTCTACGGCGTTTTGGTGCTGGGCGAGGCCGTAAGCACCCTAGATGTGCTTGGCATAGTAACCATAGCGCTGGGTACCCTGGCAGTTTCAATAGAAAAAGCGAGGTTTAACAGGGGGCTTTTGCCTGCAATTGCAGCGCAAGTCTTTTGGGCTCTGGGCTGGATCTTTCTGGTTTACCCCATATCCGTAACACCCAACCACATACTGCCAAACTTGGTGAGTTTCACTGCAGCGCTCACAATGGTCTGCCTGATACTGCTGGCCTATAAGATTAATAAAAAGTTGGATGCGCATCCCGATGGCAGGGGGGTGGCGGTCGGTGTATCCGCAGGGCTGTTCTCGGGATCCGGAAACGCAGTATACACGCTGCTAATCTACCTAAAGGAGCTGGCGCTGAGCGCGCCGATATCCAACAGCAGCCCAATAATAATAGCAGTTATAGCGCACTTCGTCTACAAAGAAAGGTTAAGCACCATCCAGGCCATTGGAATAATTGCAGTTGTGCTTGGCGCAGTAATTCTAAGTATATGATTCTGCTTATTTTGGGCCTTGCGCTGCGCAAATAGCTGTGTTTATGCCTAGGCGTTGCGTTTCAGCTTTTAGGGTTCAAGGAAAAATGCAGCCCTGGCCTAAGCCGCAGGATTATTCATCAGCCAGAGGTTGCCATCTGTAGAATTCGCTTTTATGTCCAAGCGTTGCGAATCAGATACTCGGCAAAATACTGTTCATCGATATGAACTTGTCTCCTACGGTAATGCCCTTTTTGGATATTAGGATTTTTGGCGCTTGAGCTCCGAGCTTGCTTTCCTTATCTGTCAAAGGCACAAGGTATAATCCGTCTTCGGAGTATACTATTTTGGAATCCACTCTGTAGGTATCCGCGTCGTAGCCACGATAGCCGCTTGGGAGTGCCTCGGCCGTCAAGCCCCCGTCCTTTTCAATGACTATTTCTGCCCCATATTCTTCACGTGCGCCTGACCCTCCATAAAAATTGATTGAAATTTTAGTAGTTTTGTTAAAAGTGTCAGTAGCACTATCATACCCTGCCCTCTGGCGTGCAGAAATAACCACTTCAGGATATGCAATTACATGGCCTTCTTCCTCATTAAAGTACAGGCGAAGCTCTGTTTCTGAATCTGTGTCTATTACCTTCTTCTCGGTTTGTTCGCCCCTCAACTTTATATCGGTATTCTTCCTTACATTCTCTTTATCCATATTATCACCAATATCTATGTGCGCAAGGTTATATATATGCCTTTACCATATTATATATATATTTGCATATGTGATATATTATTATGGAAAAGCATATCTTCAAATTCGGAAAAAACAGCCTGGCGTTTATAATACCGAAAAAGTGGGCCGACAAATACGGATTGAGGGCGTCCAGCAGGATTTTTGTAGGCGAAGACGATGCTGGAAATCTGACCGTCTCCGGGAGCGGAGCTTCGAGGAGCGAAAAGGAAATAGATATCGATAGCAGCATTAGGCCAGATGTGCTAAGCAGATGGGTTGGCCTCCACTACATGCAGGGTACGCAAGCACTCAGGATCCATTCATCCGGAGGGATCACTACAGAGCAGGCAATGGCCGTGGCAAACAGGATAAGCAGCGAGTGCTCCGGCTTCGAGATAACAAGCCAGTCGAGCAGCGATATCATCATAGAAAATTTCTCAGACATGGGTGAAGTCGAAATTGACAGGATACTGATGAGGATAGAGGCGCTGATATCGCAGGAGTTTATTGAGCTTGTGAGGGGAAACCCGGATGTTGTTCCTGAAATAGAAAAACTTGTAAACAGGTTTTACATGCTTGGAATGAGATATACGAATATGGCAAGGTCGCGCAGTTCAATGGCCTATTTTTCAGCCCTGAGCACGCTTGAGGATATTTCAGACAAGCTTGATGAGGCGAGTAAAATACGCCCCCTGCCACACCAGCTAATGACGGATCTCAAAGATGCATTTTCACTGTGCAATAAGGCAATGTCCGGCGATATTAAGTCAATAAACAGAATATTCGAAATCAGGGCAAAGGTACTTGGCGGCATTCCAAAATTGAAATCCGCCGGCGAGGCAGCAGCTCTGCTCGCTTCGATTGCATATGACACATCAGGATTGGCAGAGCTAGGCCTCATTAAAATCAAGAGCCTGGCAGAAAGCCTGACAAGCTAGGCTTTGCGCAGGCACACTGCTTGTGATTAGGCCTGCCGGCTTAATTATATCTTCTTTACCTTCTTTGCCCTTGGGCCTCTTTCAGCCTGCTCGACTTCGTACTCTACTGCGTCGCCAACCGCCAGTGTTGCTCCGCCTTCAATAGCCGTGCTGTGCACGTATATGTCTTTTCCGTCTTCTCCCGTAATGAATCCGAAACCCCTTTCAGAGTTAAACATTTTGACTTTTCCTTTCACAAAACCACTTTTTGTCAGCTATTTATCGAATTTAGGATATAAAATACTTTGTGAAGTCCGCTTTAATCGGTCGTGCTGCATTTTCGCGGCGCAGGAGCTAAAATTTTTTGGCTTTGTGACTAGGCGACGCCTTCATAAACCTTGAGATAATGTATTTTTTGCTGAAGCCTGCTCTGTTAAAGTACTCCCATATCTGCGATGGTATCGTAGACGGGTCGGTGCCGTATAGCGGATGGTTTCGCTTTACCGTTGCTTCAAACTCACTGTTTTTAACGTTTTTATAAAGCGATACAACCAATGCAAGCGACTTGGCCTCCTTGCGGCGAGCCCTTTCCAACTCTGCCTTGCTAAGGCAGGATTCTGCAGGGCTTTCAATTACAACGTATCTGCTTCCGAGGGCCTTTCGGAATATGTATGACGCCCTCGGCATGTGGTACGCTACCGCAACCAGCAGTATGCGTTTTGTGCCTCGCATTTTGCGGATTATCTTGGAGCTGTACAGAGCGTTTCCTATGGTGTCCATGGACCTTTTCTCGGTGATAAGAGCCGAGGCAGGTGCGCCCAAAGAAACTGCATATCGCCTCATGCCCTCCGACTCGGTAAGCCTTGGCTTCCTTCTATGCTTAAAGCTCCAGCCGCCGCTGAAAAGTATCGCCTTGGCCCTGCCTTCCTTGAGCAGCAGAACCGCGTGCTCTACAATTTTTTTCGATTCGCAGGTCAGGGAACCGCCTTGGCTGATTTCCTTGCCAAGCGCCACTATTATGGTATTGCCGCGGTATTGCATCTCCTCCTTACGGACAAAGAGCTTTCTAGCCATGCTGTAATCAATCTTACTTTTTACGATCCGGACGCAGCGGCATCTTCCGTGCACGGCTATCTTGTCCTCAACACTATCCTGGCGTTTGCAGAGTATATCTTCTCTGTCTGGGCATCGTCCAGGGAAAGCTGTTTTATGCTGCCCATTATCCTTTCTGTGCTGCCCCACGGGTAGTCAGTCCCGAAAATCACATGGTCAATACCGAAAAAGTCCAATGCGATCCTTAGCCACGGCCACCACATCCCTTCTGCTGTATCGACATAAAGGCTTTTCAGGACGTCGAGCGGATTCTTCCTGTGGGTTTGTGCATATGTTGCGTCCTGCATCGCAAAATCTGAAATCCTTCCCGCAAGGAGCGGCACTATCGAGCCCAGGTGATGGACCACCACTTTCAGCCTGTCGTGCTTTTCGAGCACTCCGGACCTGAAAAGCCTGAATAGTGCAAGCGTCGTGTCCATGTCCCATCCAAGCGCTATGTCCGCATTGTAATCCTTAAGCCATGGATATGAATTTGCCATAAATGTCGGGTGTATCCAAAGTCCGGATCCTATGGATTCCAGGACCGAGTAAAATCCATCCAGCTCCGGTCCGTCTATGGGCTTGCCGTTGACATTAGACACTACCTGTATGCCGGAAAGCCCGAGGTCGTGAATGCACCTCTTCGCTTCATCAGCTGCGAAACCAGGATCAGAAAGCGAGACCGTGCCTATCCCAAGGAACCTGTCTTTGTACTT contains:
- a CDS encoding amidohydrolase 2; the protein is MYSAVPASIQCICGKTAIMLINLDSPMLIMKIDIFNHIYPDEYINAMGSIPDMVKNMANSLRALRDVEYRLSVMDRLGIDQEVLSLAMPAIDGLGLDEKSTKHITVEANNGIRSLVEKYKDRFLGIGTVSLSDPGFAADEAKRCIHDLGLSGIQVVSNVNGKPIDGPELDGFYSVLESIGSGLWIHPTFMANSYPWLKDYNADIALGWDMDTTLALFRLFRSGVLEKHDRLKVVVHHLGSIVPLLAGRISDFAMQDATYAQTHRKNPLDVLKSLYVDTAEGMWWPWLRIALDFFGIDHVIFGTDYPWGSTERIMGSIKQLSLDDAQTEKIYSANARIVLRTR
- a CDS encoding peptidase dimerization domain protein, with product MDLFEGVKYGIIGEASFMGSKMNMQTAQKGAMNIDITFRGKAAHGSRPWLGDNAILKAIKFIDSYQQAAENLKTEDRLLGKGSVNIGTINGGTASNVVPDTCRVEVDRRLVPGETAEEALGQVKSVLESLGISAEISVPVSRGAYKLRTDSKILEIMRHAAGENFSEIGATGYTEAELYNARAGIDSVVFGPGEKEVIHQVDEYVPIKNLLEAANVYEKVIREWCF
- a CDS encoding glycosyltransferase — its product is MKRKLFIYGTIFNNSLWVRDSIKSIQLLKPAAIYICDNFSTDGTYELLKNLNRRYKNIYIVRVKSSRGKGRQVALDLVYKASKNTDLAMYVDFDTIYKKPYLLLIQKLIEAIKGKEVSIGMLATIKTNKLCKFKNLNAAEDVERYAHFIALGCKLIDVPKTAKQYKNLATESIKGNRLISRELYYSKNPIRLVRWTIDLYRGHAYDNYKNALTDKASQIIKFIDIFGFFDG
- a CDS encoding cold-shock DNA-binding domain protein, which produces MFNSERGFGFITGEDGKDIYVHSTAIEGGATLAVGDAVEYEVEQAERGPRAKKVKKI